TAAGAACTCTCTCTTCCAAAGCCCAAGGATTTGGGCACTTCAAATCTAGTCCttgcccaggcgcagtggctcacacctgtaatctcagcaatttgggaagccaagaagggtggatcacctgaggtcatgagtttgagaccagcctggccaacatggcgaaaccccatctctactgaaaaaatacaaaaattagctgggggtcatggcacatacctgtaatcccagctactgaggaggctgaggcaggaaaatcgcttgcacccaggaggcagaggttgcagtgagctgagattgcaccactgcactccagcctgggagacagagcaagactccatcacaaaaaaaaaaaaaaaaaaaaaaaaaaaaaaaaaatctggtctttacaagtaaaaagataaaagctgattttttaaaaactaaataataaagaGTGTGAGGTGATAAGTTATATGATAGAGATAATGTATGCTTTAAAACTTTACAGAAAGAAGAAACCACATAGCATAAAGCAGATGGAAAACACCTCATGGAGAAGGGAGAGCTTGAATTGGTGTTTGACTGAAGGACAAGAAAAAGCTGTTGTAACTTCCCTCCGGCTCTGACCTCTGACGCAGTTACAGTAAAGCAACTTAGAACCATGATCTAGGGAACATCTTCAGAGGGAAATGAATTTATGATGCCTTCAATTTGAAGATGCTATGATTTTAGACTATTCTAGAACACAATGATTTTTGGTTGCTTCGCACTTGTAAGAAATGTTCCACTACTGAAAACTGGCAATGCTTAAAAAATTCCTACACAAAAATCGCAGCCCACCTTGCTGGTCTTTGCTAAATAAacgaaatatttttttctcaattatgTTGCTCTCCTTAATTACATGCAATTTTAAAACTAGCTGTAACTGACAGTCCTTTCCTCATATTTACTGGCAATGTATTTAGGTCAATCCCACCTCCAATTAGAGAAACCTAGAAAAAGGAAATCCTACGGTGAAATGCCATATGCCTTACAATTTTCAGTAATCCTCAAGGATGACAACTTGGCAAAAAAGAGAACTGGACCAGCTCCCTGAAAGGTCCATCACTTCAGCCCATGTTAATTGATCGCCTTAAAATCACAGTGCGTCCAGGTTGTAGAGACACACTCAAAACGGACTATTGCCCTCACATTAAAGGGGATaggttttcttttcccttttcccatcCCTGCTTCTCTCAAAGCTGCACAGAGGTATATGAGGTTTCCGGGGAGTATTTGCAGCACACGTTGGCTGGCAAGAATTTGGGTGAATTCCTGTTAAGGTGCACAGACACCCCCTCTTCTATGACCTTTCCTTTCCACCCAGAACAACTGGAGTATTATGAAAAGACGAAGGGCTTTGTGTTTGAGATAAGCAGCTCCTATACCCGTCAGCTTTCTCTAATAAGAGagctctttcctgccaccatatAGGTCTTATTGGTAAAGCATGATGAAGTTTGGAAActgttttccttgttttgttgAAAGAAGCCAAGTTCCAAGAAATGTCCAGAGGCATTCCTCCAACCCCTCAGCCATGGCCATGGCAGCATGAATCCTGAAGGGGCAGTGAGTGCTGGCTTCTACTCTCTCAGCACAGCTAAGCCTAGGGGAGATAATCTTTTCATACAAGATGCATCCTGCTTTTGTGGGCCTCTTGCAGCCCTCAAGCCCTCATCTGATCTGTACACAATGATCAAGTGGGCCAGAGGAACCCAAAGCCATCAGCTGCCCATCCCTCCAAGAACTGTCTCTGTCCAATATCATGGAGcaagtggaaagaagaaaaaaacccaatCACTTTTCAAAGAGCAAGGTGAATGCTgtagaaggagaaggaaggggagagagagggatgggTGCCAACTCCAGAATCTTTAGATCTGCTTGGATGAATCATTACCTATGATTTGCGGGACAAGAATCCAATTTTACTCATCAACCAACAGAAACTTTTCTTACGGCCTCCCAACATCTAAAATCTAACAAACAAACATGTGCCTTAGCAACATACTGGTCATCTTTTAAAGGCTCTTGATATGCATGTTGAGTAATTAGCAAACACTCTTTccgtaatacacacacacacacacacacacacacacacacacacacacacaccatcttgTCATACAACACTCCCACGCAAGAAAAGCGAAATTGTTCTTTGATGAATGTAAACCCTTGGCTGTTTGCAGCAGTCGGGAGTTCTGCCAGGTTTAACTGCTAAGATGGGAGGTGAACCCCAGGGGTTTCCCCTGGCTGTGCTGAGATCCTTATTTGGTCAAGCTTCTACCTATGCCCTGGCCTCGGAGCCAGCCCGATAGCGCTGGACCACAGCACCGGGAGTGATGCTGCTGACGTCCCATCTCGAAGACATGAATGGAATTCCAGGCAGCTGGAGTCATGCTGGCTTGGGACAGTGGCTTGGAGACCAGACTTCAATGACAGAAGCACTAGGCAGCGGCACTCATGGCAATGCGTGCACCCACAGAAATGTAACCCACACCTCGGTTTCAGGAGCCGAAAAATGAAAAGAACGTttagggaggaaagagggaaataCAATAATAGGCAGAGAGTAATTTATTACTCTATGGGTCTGTTCTGTAAATAGTTgaagactctggagccagatggTTCTGCAAATTCTCCAAACAGGAGTCACGTTAAGAGGCACGAGTGGGCACAAAAACTGTTTTTCAAGACACAATTTCAATTTGGCTTGAGGAAACTGGATACGAGTAAGGTTCCTTAAAATTCGAGTAGAAAGCAGCTGTCCTCCCCGGGCCCCTTGATGAGAATACGCACACCGCCCCCAAGCGGCCGGCCGAGGGAGCGCCGCGGCAGCGGGAGAGGCGCCTCTGTGGGCCCCCGGCAGCCGCTGCAGGAAAGCGCCCGAAGGCAGCGAAGGCCAGCGCGGCGCAACAACCCGCCGGCCCCGCCGACGCCGCGCTCACCTCCCGCGGGGGCGGGCGTGGGGCCACCTCAGGACAGGCGCTAGGGGGACGCGTGTCCTCACCCCACCGGGACGGTGGAAGAAGGTCAGCGAGGGCCCGAGGGGCAGCTATTTTAACGAATGGCTCTCTTGGGGTCCCCTGCGCCCCGTcggcccatttttcttttcacaaattGGGCCCAGTCTCTAGTGTTCACCTTTCAGCCATCACCCAGGCATTCCGGGAGACCGGCTCGCCCGaaagcccctgccccaccccgcGGGCCCTCCTGGGTGGTCGCCCCAGCCCCGTCCCTGCTCGGGATGCTCGCTGATCACCCCGAGCCCGCGTGGCGCAAGAGCGCTAGCGCCTAGCCCGTGCGCGCCAAGGCTGCGTGGGCGGGCACCGACTTTTCTGAGAAGTTCCAGTGCTCCCAAGCCCCGACCCCCGCCCCCTTCACTTTCTAGCTGGAAAGTTGCGCGCCAGGCAGCGGGGGGCGGAGAGAGGAGCCCAGACTGGCCCCCCTCCCGCTTCCTGCCCGGCCGCCGCCCATTGGCCGGAGGAATCCCCAGGAATGCGAGCGCCCCTTTAAAAGCGCGCTGCTCCTCCGCCTTGCCAGCCACTGCGCCCGAGCTGGTCTGCGAGTTCAGGGCTCCTGCCTCTCTCCCGGTGCAACCTCCACTTCGGACGCACAGGCGGTCCCCGCGTCCCTCCAGCCCTCGCCGCCCTCTCCACCGCTCCCGGCCGCCGCGCTCCGGTCCACACAGGTAAGTCGCCCCCGGCGGCCGCCGAGGACCAAAGCTGCCGGGGACATCCACCTGGAGCGCTGAGGCTTCAGTCCCTCTGGTGGACCCCGGAACCCACACTCTCCCCGCTCTCCTGCCCCAGCTCGCCCCTCTCGGCCGCTGGAGGACTCTTCGGGACAAGGCTCCAGAGCCATCCTCTCCAGCCTTGGGGTTCACAAACCAACTGATCAGGACACCCCAAGATTTCTTTACTCTCTGAAGTCCTCCTTAAGCCTTTGTATCAGCACTCCAGGGGAGAGTCTGTACTTCCCCGTGCCCTCCCTGCAACTCCAAACTACATTCCTGATCTTGTTCACCTTCGACTTCCAAAAGCCCCCGAATTGTTGGTCTTGCGCCCCCCACACTTTAAAACCAGCATCTCTTTCCTCCacgtctctctctcactctctctctctctcatgctctcTGGAAAGTAATCCTGTTGTCCTTCATTTCAGCAAACGCGGGGTCAAAGAGGGATGGTACCGGCCCTGtccccatgcccagccctgtttcTGCCCACCCTCCCTGCCTAACTGATCTCTGACCTTGGGCTCTTGTGCTTCCTGCTGTAGGATCCCTGCTGGGCACCAACAGCTCCACCATGGGGCTGGCCTGGGGACTAGGCGTCCTGTTCCTGTTGCATGTGTGCGGCACCAACCGCATTCCAGGTGAGTGTGTGGCACCTTTAGGGGAAGGAGGGACGAAGAAGAGGGGCTGGCTACCCCAAGTGTGCCCCTTCACATGCTGTCCTCTCCCAGCTCCTTTGCTCTTGAGCCTGACTGGACATCAGGACGCAGCTTCACTCTGATCCTGGTGTTTATTCAGCTCTTTCAGTGGCTGCCAGGAGTTCTCACCCCAGCCCTTTGTCTCCACCCCTGAGGACTCAGCCCCCTACCGCTGGTCCCAGCCTCCAAAGCTCACCATGTGTTCTCTTCTGCCTAACAGAGTCTGGGGGAGACAACAGCGTGTTTGACATCTTTGAACTCACCGGGGCTGCCCGCAAGGGGTCTGGGCGCCGACTGGTGAAGGGTCCTGACCCTTCTAGCCCAGCTTTCCGCATCGAGGATGCCAACCTGATCCCCCCTGTGCCTGATGACAAGTTCCAAGACCTGGTGGATGCTGTGCGGGCCGAGAAGGGTTTCCTGCTTCTGGCCTCCCTGAGGCAGATGAAGAAGACCCGGGGCACGCTGCTGGCCCTGGAGCGGAAAGACCACTCTGGCCAGGTCTTCAGCGTGGTGTCCAACGGCAAGGCGGGCACCCTGGACCTCAGCCTGACCGTCCAAGGAAAGCAGCACGTGGTGTCTGTGGAAGAAGCTCTCCTGGCAACCGGCCAGTGGAAGAGCATCACCCTGTTTGTGCAGGAAGACAGGGCCCAGCTGTACATCGACTGTGAAAAGATGGAGAATGCCGAGCTGGACGTCCCCATCCAAAGCGTCTTCACCAGAGACCTGGCCAGCATCGCCAGACTCCGCATCGCAAAGGGGGGCGTCAATGACAATTTCCAGGTGAGGCTTCTTCTGTGAGCCCTGCTCCGTGGGATCATCTGCTAGACAGGTGACCTGCCAGGAGGGCTACAGGAAATCCTGTCTGTAAACTAAAGCAGCAGTTCTCAGATTTTAGGCAGCATGagcatcacctggagggcttgtgaaAGCTCACGCTGCGGCACCCCAGCCCCAGAGTTTGGGATTCTGTAAAACGGCAACTCTAACAAGtaccaggtgatgctgatgctggtaGTCTGGGAAGCACACTTTGAAAACTACTCAAGGAAACAAGAAATGGTTTTCCTTTAGCAATCAGCCTGTTCAAGCCTTAGATACTCCCTAGACTCTTAAGAAAATAGCTTATTTCAAATGCATTCCCCCAATTTTAATGTTGTTTGAAATGGATACTTTCTATGGGCAGAATCAGTACCACTTTGCTATTGGATTCCTCATGGGGATGCAGCTGGTCTCACATAAAAGGTTAAAATAGCAGTTAGTTGTTGCTGTTACAGCTTCATCTGCGCCTTAACTTCTAGATCTTTGCAAGGGTGGCTTTGAACTCCCACATTTAACTCTTTGACACTGGAAAGTGTCATTATATCCTCTGGGCTTAGGATCAGATTCCATTTCCTGTGTACCCAAGTAGGCTGATAACTGAATTCTTTGTAAAATACTCAAGACTTGGCAGAAGTCACAATTAAGATTTTGAAGTTTTTGGCAATTTATGTTGCTGTGTTATTTTGACATAGTGATCTTCAGACAGCTCTTTGAAGCTTTTAGAACATCTATTGTATGCTTTTCCTAGCATAGAGACAGTCCTTCCCAACCCCATCCCCACCCCGCTCAGCTTTCTACAAGTAATGTGTATCCTCTGCCCACAGGGGGTGCTGCAGAATGTGAGGTTCGTCTTTGGAACCACACCAGAAGACATCCTCAGGAACAAAGGCTGCTCCAGCTGTGAGTACCCCTCTATTTTTAGAGCACATAGGGAAATCGGGGGGAAATTCCACCAAAAACAAGCTGAGGAATTTAGCAATAGTGGTTGTACATAAATTACCCCCAGTAAAATCATTAAGAGGCATACAAAAGTGATCTCAAGGggtatcatacacacacacatgtatacacacacgtgCGCATACACGCCACCCCTCTACGTGCATCCTTCACACCAAATGAAATGTCTTCTACCACTAACAGCTCAAGAGGCTGGTTGGTAAGAGTCTCtctttgaagttttcattttgtttcttgccAGCTACCAGTGTCCTCCTCACCCTTGACAACAACGTGGTGAATGGTTCCAGCCCTGCCATCCGCACTAACTACATTGGCCACAAGACAAAGGACCTGCAAGCCATCTGCGGCATCTCCTGTGATGAGCTGTCCAGCATGGTCCTGGAACTCAGGGGCCTGCGCACCATCGTGACCACGCTGCAGGACAGCATCCGCAAAGTGGTCAGTGACCTCTACACCCAGCCCGTTAGCATGAACCCTGGCAGGTTTATCACAGGTGGCCCCAAATGACTGAAAATGAGGGTGGACACTAATGATATTCTCTCCCATTTAGACTGAAGAGAACAAAGAGTTGGCCAATGAGCTGAGGCGGCCTCCCCTGTGCTATCACAACGGAGTTCAGTACAGAAATAACGAGGAATGGACTGTTGATAGCTGCACCGAGTGTCGCTGTCAGGTAAGCAGTCTTCACCAACCAGAATAAGAGTCGACAGCTTTTGTTTGAACCTGCATCTTTGGGGAAATACCCACATCGCCACAGAGATTCTTTTTATGTTCCATGGCCTGATaccaaagtgtttttttctttttctttaagatgcaATTATGGCAtctataaattattctttaaactCTCAGATGGTTTATCAAAGTATTAATTACACCCTAGGCTAAGTATCTAAGAGAATGAATCTACTAAGACATCTGAATAATTTACCTACCTTAGTTCAAAGACTAAGTGTTGAATGTCAAGTACATAAAACCTGGttggaacattcttttttttttccccaaccccGATTTATATTCAGTTTTGGCATAGGTTCTCTTGGTAGAGTAGCAATTGTTTTTCAAATCACTTAGCCTGACGCTGTTAGGATGTTACTGTCTACttggctcagatggcactgccaGTTGTGTGTTATTCACTCTAGCATTCCCCCATGCCAGTGGTCAGTGAGTTTGGAGGTTCACCTGGCTTATCCATTAATAGCAAAGTATTTGAATTTGCTTAAATACAAATCACAGATGACTGGCTTTGGGAACCAACTTCATTAAATTCCCGTTCTTTCCCAATATAGAGACAGGTCACAGAtctatagatgagaaaaaaaaaatgcttgtacatcttccttcctccccccaaacacataatataaaaatgtaaaagtcctGGCTGAATTTCCTGAGTTTGATTTCAGACATAGATTTGGCCCATGATGTTGGTTGGTTCCTCTGCTATAAATTCTTCATACTGTAACTTCCACCCTTGACTAAGTAGCAATTAAAAAGAAGTTTCCAAGCAATGGAGTGACACGTCAACTAGCCCTAGAACTGTCTCTACGATAGTGGTGGTTGCAAATATTGACAGACAGATCTTCTATGAAAATCGTTCCACTAGAGCATTGACAGCCCCGACCATGTTTTGGCTTGTAAAGGAAATGTTACAGGATGTAGACTTCTGAACGCAACATGCTCAGCAGCCTGTTCccctctcactctcttgccctGCAGAACTCAGTTACCATCTGCAAAAAGGTGTCCTGTCCCATCATGCCCTGCTCCAATGCCACAGTTCCCGATGGAGAATGCTGTCCTCGCTGTTGGCGTAAGTTCCTCAAATGGCGTAACTATTCTTCAGTGACTAGATCAGTTCTACATACATCCTAGAGAGCCGAGCACAACACTGGAGCCCCACCCCCATCTCCGTCATGCTTTCATTCAGTTTCTGGCTGCAGCAGCTGCTTAACTGACAGCTTATCTGCTGTACACAGCCCAAAACTCCATTATCAGTACATCATAATTACCCCATCTGGATTGCAGTAATGGCAGTGAAGATCTTGGTATAGCTCATTCATTCCGATTTTTTGCTTTGAGGAAAAGAGATGAAGACGTGGCAGCAACCGCTCTAAGTTGACTGCTTTTAGAATTTGACCGTAGTGGCACAGAGTTAAGAAAAATCTGCTCACCAGAGATACTGACAGGCTTATTGTGTGAGCTGGCCTGATGAGGCCTGGAAGTTCTGCCCCTTTTATCTGTAGGGATAAGAGGGCCTGAGAGAGTAACAGCAATTTGAGCTCCAGAGCACCAAAAGAAATAAGGCATGGTATTGTTCCATGGCACCTTATCCCTGGCTTTTGTTACCAGTAAAATTAATGACTCTGCTGAGACAATATTTAATGTAGCAGGTACAAGTTATAAAAGTGATTCATCACAACTGAgatgaggaagaaaacagaaaaacagcacGTGtccttcacatacacacacagacacacacacacacagacacacacacacacacacacccttgtcACAGCTCAGAATAACCAGTTCCATCCAGGGATCATATTCGCGATACTGGCACTGTAATGATCGTTTTTACATCTATTTTCTGTTCCGCATTCACTTGAGATGTGCGTTAAAAGGAACAAAGCTAGCTGGAGGTAGCAAAGTTCTGAACTTGAATCAGGGATTGCTAAGAAAACTTACAACTAATGTCCAAAGAAAATAAGTCCTTTGTCTTCTGTCAGATACAGCTAGATGTGATTGTAGCCGTTTTGCCTGGGCAGATGGTAAACAAACATGCTGTCCTCTTATGACCGTATGTGCAGAGAAGGCCCCAAATGCTGGGGTGAGAGGAACAACAAACTGACTAACTCATGGCCGAGTTGGAGCCAGAGCCAACAACAGCTCGGCTGCCTTCAAACTCATCTGTCAAACACATGGTGTATGGCTCCCCTGACAGAAACGGCTCCTATAAGCTTCCTCAGACTCACGCATTCCTGGAAGGCTGAGACTGGAAATGCCTACCCAGATATCTTAAGTCAGTAGAGGAAAACTCATTTGCATTGCTGAGTGGAGAAAGGAAAAGCAATGACTAGGAGAGCGTACACTGGGAAGGCTCAGCTGTACTGAGCCAGGCAAAGCATCCGATTACCCCACTGCTGTACACATCATGACCTGGGGTAAACCCCTCGGCCGCTGGCCTAAGAAGTATGTTGCTTTTCATCCTGTATAACTGCAACTTTGTGCCGGCTCATATCATGTTCTAGAGAGTTCATGCACAGCACGGTGACCGTAGTTAATAATACTGGATTATACGCTTAAAATTTgctgagagtagatcttaagtcaTCAAAAAAAAGTAACTGTAAGATGATGGAGGTGTGTTAACTAGCTTGACAGTGGTAATCACAATATATGTGTGTATCAAAACAACATATTATACACCTTAAATGTCTATTGTCTTTGTCAGTGACACCTCAGTaaagccaaaaagaaagaaatgtattgcTTTTCACCCTCTGGCAAGTGGAGGGCCCTGAACAGAGCCCTCTGAAGAACAGCTTGTCCTAACCATCATGTACCTAATGAACCTCTGTTTCCCCTGCAGCCAGCGACTCTGCGGACGATGGCTGGTCTCCATGGTCTGAGTGGACGTCCTGTTCTACGAGCTGTGGCAACGGAATTCAGCAGCGCGGCCGCTCCTGTGATAGCCTCAACAACCGATGTGAGGGCTCCTCGGTCCAGACACGCACCTGCCACATTCAGGAGTGCGACAAGAGATGTGAGCATCTTGGCTTCTTAGGGACATGGAGAACTGACCTGTCCTTGTTGTCATCACCGAGGGCAGCTCCACAGCATGGACATTAAGAACACGGGTTCTAGGATCTCTGGATCCCGATCCCACTGCTTCGCTGTGCACACCTGAGCACAGCTTACCCTCTCTGAGgctgtttcctcatttgcaatTTGGAGATAATAGTTCTTGATAAGTTTATCTTGAGCATTTTCTTTAGTTACTGCATGTAAAGCAGTTAACATTGCGTTTGGTTCATGGTAAGCACCCTGTAAATGTTAGGATATTAACAGCAACCCATAAAAACAGCTCACTTCTCCGTTCTCTGGTAGAAAACGTTCCATGTTGACATTTGGGCCTGTGGCCAGGAGCCAATTTCTGCCATACACTGGGTTTAGTTGCCATTGACCATTTCCTGGAAATAACGTGTGTGCTCCTGATGAGGGATTCTGTTTGGTTATCTCTAAGCCAAAACCATTTGTGACCATCAACTTTGTACTTTAGTTAAACAGGATGGTGGCTGGAGCCACTGGTCCCCGTGGTCATCTTGTTCTGTGACTTGTGGTGACGGTGTGATCACAAGGATCCGGCTCTGCAACTCTCCCAGCCCCCAGATGAACGGGAAACCCTGTGAAGGCGAAGCACGGGAGACCAAAGCCTGCAAGAAAGACGCCTGCCCCAGTAAGTGTGAGCTCAGCTGCAAGGTTGAGCATGGGCAGCAGCTCCGCCCAGCTGGTTGCCTGGCATCTGCAGCCTGCAGTTCAGTGGGTCATAGAGCAGGAAGGTTACCTACTAGAGAAACAAACAGAAGCAAAGTCCTGCATGCTCAGCAACttcttttaatgaaaaacaaactcACCCTCTTCCCCAGCATTCTTTCCGTGTGTCAGGAGCAGAGGTTTCTTGAACGGGCTTAGGAGAGCCTATGACAAGGGAGGGATTTGAAAGTTGATCTTAATTGTTGCCTGTGGTTCATTTTCTTCCAGTCAATGGAGGCTGGGGTCCTTGGTCACCATGGGACATCTGTTCTGTCACCTGTGGAGGAGGGGTACAGAAACGTAGCCGGCTCTGCAACAACCCCACACCCCAGTTTGGAGGCAAGGACTGCATTGGTGACGTGACAGAAAACCAGATCTGCAACAAGCAGGACTGTCCAATTGGTGAGCCACGCAGCCCAGGATGAAAGGACCTAGGAGCTTTGCTATTTTACTGAATGCTGCAGTCAGCATTCGAGGAGATTCCAGCTTGGTTAGTCCTGAGTGATCTGATTCTAAGATGCAGATGGACAACATAATCCCAACAAGTTATCAGTTCCCCATACCCTATAATACCTTACACTGTGTTAAGTGTTCAGCATGGCAGTACGGCAGCTTAGACTAACCATTTACtgtgcctgtctctctctccttgtctCAGATGGATGCCTGTCCAATCCCTGCTTTGCCGGTGTGAAGTGTACTAGCTACCCTGATGGCAGCTGGAAATGTGGTGCTTGTCCCCCTGGTTACAGTGGAAATGGCATCCAGTGCACAGATGTTGATGAGGTGAGGAACTGATGCACTCCGAGTTTCTGGATCTAGGAAAGCAGCTAACCTGTGCAGTCGCTTCCTTATGGCAGTGACTTCCGAACACGAAGCACGCTCTTATTTCCTCCATAGTGCAAAGAAGTGCCTGATGCCTGCTTCAACCACAACGGAGAGCACAGGTGTAAGAATACGGACCCCGGCTACAACTGCCTGCCCTGCCCCCCGCGCTTCACCGGCTCACAGCCCTTTGGCCAGGGCGTCGAATATGCCACAGCCAACAAACAGGTACAGTCAACTAGACGAGTAAACCAGAGGAGAGGAGAGCTGTCCTTGACCAAAACAACTAGGAGAGGGAGGAATGTAATTTCATAccattcacaaaaaaaaaaaaaagggcaaggaGATGAATGTATGGTCTAGTTTTAGAAATGTGACTAGAAAATGCATGGTAAATCCTGCAGGGGAAAAATAGTCTACCATATTTAACAATGCTGCTCTGGAATAAGTTGTGAGCAGATGGACTTGTAAACGCCTAGGTGCTGAGcaaattcaagaaaaagaaacataaagcaaAGTTTGCCTACAGCCTCAGGGAGAATGGGGAGGAACAGAGGTAATTACCCACACTCTTCCAAATGGAGCCTCTGTCTGCTCAGAGATGACAGGGATCTGGACTGTTGTTTCCATGAAATCTGGGGATCCTCGAAAGCTCTGGGTAACAGGAGGATGGTGTGCCCTTAGGTGTGCAAGCCCCGTAACCCCTGCACGGATGGAACCCACGACTGCAACAAGAACGCCAAGTGCAACTACCTGGGCCACTACAGCGACCCCATGTACCGCTGCGAGTGCAAGCCCGGCTACGCTGGCAATGGCATCATCTGCGGGGAGGACACAGACCTGGATGGCTGGCCCAATGAGGACCTGGTGTGCGTGGCCAATGCGACTTACCACTGCAAAAAGGTACTGCCAGGTCCCTTGTGTGCCTCCGGAAAGAGGGCCCATCACCTTATCAAAACACAGGCTAAggaattttaaatacttaaagtCTGGACATGAAACTAAAAGATTAAATCTCCCAAAGGTAGAGGGGCACTAATTCCTATGAAAATTAATACCACTTGGTGCCAAAAACATGAACAGGCTCTTTTGGGCACCTGGGTTCCACAGTCAACTCTTCTGTCCAAAACAAAGTTCAGTACTCTATCCAAACACCAGCAAAACATGACTTGTGTTCACAACATCTATAAAGCCTAGAGCATTTACACAAATTCTGTATGTATATCCCCCAAGAAAAGTTTTACTTTCTTGTCTTCCCATAAAAAAACATATGCTGTTACTGAGCCAAactctgttctttttctatttggaatTCCAGGTACACTCCTCGTGCATGAGCTGAGCATGAGGAAGGCAACTGAAGCAGTGATATATGTCTTCTCTTTCCTAGGATAATTGCCCCAACCTCCCCAACTCAGGCCAGGAAGACTATGACAAGGATGGAATTGGTGATGCCTGTGATGATGACGATGACAATGATAAAATTCCAGATGACAGGGTAAAAACAGTTTTCCATCCcgttttcatctttttaattcaGCAACAGCCTGAAGCACTTCAGGATTCAAGGAAATTACATGGCTATAGCAAAAAATATACCAAATCAATACACAGGATAATTAGAAATTATTCATTGTGTTCCAGTAGTTTAAGGATGTAGATGTTgccaagaaaatttttaaatgagggttttgtttttcatcagA
The window above is part of the Macaca fascicularis isolate 582-1 chromosome 7, T2T-MFA8v1.1 genome. Proteins encoded here:
- the THBS1 gene encoding thrombospondin-1 translates to MGLAWGLGVLFLLHVCGTNRIPESGGDNSVFDIFELTGAARKGSGRRLVKGPDPSSPAFRIEDANLIPPVPDDKFQDLVDAVRAEKGFLLLASLRQMKKTRGTLLALERKDHSGQVFSVVSNGKAGTLDLSLTVQGKQHVVSVEEALLATGQWKSITLFVQEDRAQLYIDCEKMENAELDVPIQSVFTRDLASIARLRIAKGGVNDNFQGVLQNVRFVFGTTPEDILRNKGCSSSTSVLLTLDNNVVNGSSPAIRTNYIGHKTKDLQAICGISCDELSSMVLELRGLRTIVTTLQDSIRKVTEENKELANELRRPPLCYHNGVQYRNNEEWTVDSCTECRCQNSVTICKKVSCPIMPCSNATVPDGECCPRCWPSDSADDGWSPWSEWTSCSTSCGNGIQQRGRSCDSLNNRCEGSSVQTRTCHIQECDKRFKQDGGWSHWSPWSSCSVTCGDGVITRIRLCNSPSPQMNGKPCEGEARETKACKKDACPINGGWGPWSPWDICSVTCGGGVQKRSRLCNNPTPQFGGKDCIGDVTENQICNKQDCPIDGCLSNPCFAGVKCTSYPDGSWKCGACPPGYSGNGIQCTDVDECKEVPDACFNHNGEHRCKNTDPGYNCLPCPPRFTGSQPFGQGVEYATANKQVCKPRNPCTDGTHDCNKNAKCNYLGHYSDPMYRCECKPGYAGNGIICGEDTDLDGWPNEDLVCVANATYHCKKDNCPNLPNSGQEDYDKDGIGDACDDDDDNDKIPDDRDNCPFHYNPAQYDYDRDDVGDRCDNCPYNHNPDQADTDSNGEGDACAADIDGDGILNERDNCQYVYNVDQRDTDMDGVGDQCDNCPLEHNPDQLDSDSDRIGDTCDNNQDIDEDGHQNNLDNCPYVPNANQADHDKDGKGDACDHDDDNDGIPDDRDNCRLVPNPDQKDSDGDGRGDACKDDFDHDNVPDIDDICPENVDISETDFRRFQMIPLDPKGTSQNDPNWVVRHQGKELVQTVNCDPGLAVGYDEFNAVDFSGTFFINTERDDDYAGFVFGYQSSSRFYVVMWKQVTQSYWDTNPTRAQGYSGLSVKVVNSTTGPGEHLRNALWHTGNTPGQVRTLWHDPRHIGWKDFTAYRWRLSHRPKTGFIRVVMYEGKKIMADSGPIYDKTYAGGRLGLFVFSQEMVFFSDLKYECRDP